The Phoenix dactylifera cultivar Barhee BC4 chromosome 17, palm_55x_up_171113_PBpolish2nd_filt_p, whole genome shotgun sequence genome contains a region encoding:
- the LOC103721953 gene encoding LOW QUALITY PROTEIN: lysine-specific demethylase JMJ18-like (The sequence of the model RefSeq protein was modified relative to this genomic sequence to represent the inferred CDS: deleted 3 bases in 2 codons; substituted 1 base at 1 genomic stop codon), with the protein MGTKYIEADVTDDPDVIPPVPPGFTSLASFTLQRVQDDVMVSTGASDSILQRETDCSILGDKKLRKSLRHKPWVNYSQYDNSSEEESDAELYEQNAPAICCLPKGVIRGCAECRNCQKVTARWRPQDACRPVLDEAPIFYPSEEEFEDTLKYIASICPRAEPYGICRIVPPPSWNPPFLLKEKGVWENSKFATRIQQVDKLQNRDSMKKICRNHCIMGRKRRKLSKMGGTNNENLMEANQLGCLNSIERFGFQPGPEFTLESFQKYANDFKDQYFCKDMDFDLRSGNWEPSLENIEGEYWRIVERPSEEIEVLYGADLDTGVFGSGFAKASSSMTNSEFKDRYEKSGWNLNNFPRLPGSVLSFESEDISGVLVPWLYIGMCFSSFCWHVEDHHLYSLNYLHCGAPKMWYGVPGKDAQKLEAAMKKHLPDLFEEQPDLLHNLVTQFSPSLLRSEGVPVYRCVQHAGEFVITFPRAYHSGFNCGFNCVEAVNVAPIDWLPCGQNAVELYREQGHKISISHDKLLLGAAREAVRAQWNILFLRKNTLDSIRWKDVCGLDGILAKALKARIEMERVRRDFLCCSSRSRKMDTGFDANSERECVVCHYDLHLSAAGCPCSPDKFACLIHARQLCSCAWSTRFFLFRYEISELNTLLDALGGKLSSVHKWGLSDLGLSLSSYLSKDKARESKPMHKANDKETKEQGLLNQSCSNDDARTEVPKEGEKIALDKVDSIHTVVDHSLTKPTILSVSKDLCPTERCLTEDQNIHSGEGYRRSNSRSSDYSGQIHSSNGTVSTNLMQNNYSEAANVKQFSSSNMTLLKPGEKTSSGDANVISRDGEHKEACKLSSKPMVDLSVGNLKTFARLSNCDDKVTSCNFHKDQVLVAPDTYASIINDKDVNLLPVLEESINFSNSASVQVKDQEEGTCRKDFSSLPNQQALRSFTQNRLECAMSTTGPIAIAISDFLAVKEVCGSSSTDIGNHLQHPEISGNKNQMMKAKQGNLNQILIXMMDRGKPVTSPSCSLNSVDRCSSLQSGPRMAKVVQRINCTVEPLDYGVVFCGKLWSTSQAIFPKGYRSRVRYISILDPTEMCYYISKILDAGLLGPLFMVAVEHHPSEVFIHMSATRCWDMVRERVNLEIMKQHKMGRINLPCLQPQESVDGLEMFGLSSPAVVQVMEALDPSHVCTEYWRSRPQAQAPSLPATSIKDNGSSLMKDQGSEEGPLPVGSVVTLGIRSLFKKANPEELHALQSILGHDAPSNSKHQVIQLLDEELESRNSK; encoded by the exons ATGGGGACAAAATACATAGAAGCTGATGTTACAGATGATCCTGATGTAATA CCTCCAGTTCCACCAGGTTTTACATCACTTGCGTCATTCACTTTGCAAAGGGTCCAGGATGATGTTATGGTTTCGACAGGTGCTTCTGATTCAATATTACAGAGGGAAACTGATTGCAGCATCTTGGGTGATAAGAAGTTGAGGAAGTCACTTCGGCATAAGCCATGGGTGAACTACAGTCAGTATGATAATAGCTCAGAAGAAGAATCTGACGCTGAGCTGTATGAACAG AATGCGCCCGCAATCTGCTGCTTACCAAAAGGGGTTATTCGAGGATGTGCTGAGTGTAGGAACTGTCAGAAG GTTACAGCAAGATGGCGTCCACAAGATGCATGCAGACCTGTCCTTGATGAAGCCCCCATATTTTATCCATCTGAAGAG GAATTTGAAGATACTCTGAAATATATTGCAAGTATATGCCCAAGGGCGGAACCATATGGAATTTGTCGTATTGTTCCCCCTCCTTCTTGGAACCCCCCATTCCTTCTCAAAGAGAAAGGCGTATgggaaaattcaaaatttgcaaCTCGCATCCAACAGGTGGATAAGCTTCAAAATCGTGACTCTATGAAGAAAATCTGCAGAAACCATTGTATTATGGGGAGGAAAAGGCGAAAGCTTTCGAAAATGGGGGGCACCAACAATGAAAATCTGATGGAAGCTAATCAACTTGGATGTCTAAATAGCATTGAGAGGTTTGGGTTTCAACCTGGTCCGGAGTTCACCCTGGAATCATTTCAGAAGTATGCAAATGACTTCAAGGATCAATATTTTTGCAAGGACATGGATTTTGATTTGAGGTCTGGGAATTGGGAACCATCACTGGAGAATATTGAAGGTGAATATTGGCGGATAGTTGAGAGGCCAAGTGAAGAGATCGAG GTGCTCTATGGTGCTGATTTGGATACTGGAGTTTTTGGCAGTGGTTTTGCCAAAGCATCTTCTTCTATGACAAATTCTGAATTCAAGGATCGATATGAGAAGTCAGGTTGGAACTTAAACAACTTTCCTCGGCTTCCAGGTTCTGTGCTCTCCTTCGAAAGCGAGGACATTTCTGGTGTTCTGGTTCCATGGTTATATATAGGAATGTGCTTTTCATCGTTTTGTTGG CATGTTGAAGACCACCATCTATATTCATTAAATTACCTGCACTGTGGTGCTCCAAAAATGTGGTATGGAGTGCCAGGAAAAGATGCCCAAAAGTTGGAGGCAGCCATGAAGAAACATCTACCAGATTTATTTGAAGAACAACCGGACTTGCTTCACAATCTT GTGACTCAATTTTCTCCATCATTGTTAAGATCAGAGGGAGTGCCTGTTTACCGCTGTGTTCAGCATGCAGGAGAGTTTGTTATCACTTTTCCTCGAGCATATCATTCAGGTTTCAATTGCGGATTCAATTGTGTGGAAGCTGTAAATGTGGCTCCTATTGACTGGCTGCCTTGTGGGCAGAATGCTGTTGAGCTTTATCGCGAGCAAGGACACAAAATTTCGATATCCCATGACAAATTGCTACTGGGAGCTGCCAGGGAAGCAGTTAGAGCTCAGTGGAATATCTTATTTCTGAGGAAGAACACATTAGATAGCATAAGATGGAAAGACGTCTGTGGATTGGATGGCATCCTAGCAAAGGCACTAAAG GCACGTATTGAGATGGAACGTGTAAGGAGAGACTTCCTTTGCTGTTCTTCTCGGTCGAGAAAAATGGACACTGGTTTTGATGCTAATAGTGAGAGAGAATGTGTTGTCTGCCACTATGATTTGCATCTCTCTGCTGCTGGATGTCCATGTTCTCCAGACAAGTTTGCATGTCTGATCCATGCAAGGCAGCTGTGCTCATGTGCTTGGAGCACAAGGTTCTTTCTGTTCCGCTATGAAATCAGTGAACTCAACACTCTACTCGATGCTTTGGGAGGGAAGTTGAGTTCAGTTCATAAGTGGGGGCTCTCAGATCTTGGGTTGAGTTTGAGTTCTTATCTCTCAAAAGACAAAGCACGAGAATCCAAACCCATGCATAAAGCTAAtgataaagaaactaaagaacaGGGGCTGCTAAATCAGAGTTGTTCTAATGATGATGCAAGGACCGAAGTACCAAAGGAAGGAGAAAAGATAGCGCTTGACAAAGTTGATTCAATACATACAGTTGTGGATCACTCATTAACCAAACCCACAATCCTATCGGTTTCTAAGGATCTATGTCCAACAGAGAGGTGCTTAACTGAGGATCAAAACATACATTCTGGAGAAGGATACAGAAGATCAAATTCAAGATCATCTGACTATTCAGGACAGATACATTCTTCCAATGGTACAGTAAGCACCAATCTGATGCAGAATAATTATAGTGAAGCAGCCAATGTAAAACAATTTAGCAGCTCAAATATGACATTATTGAAGCCAGGAGAAAAAACATCTTCTGGTGATGCAAATGTTATATCAAGGGATGGTGAACATAAAGAAGCATGCAAGTTGTCAAGTAAACCAATGGTGGATCTCTCTGTAGGAAACTTGAAAACTTTTGCCAGGCTGTCAAACTGTGATGATAAAGTGACTTCCTGCAATTTTCACAAGGATCAGGTTCTTGTAGCACCGGATACATATGCATCCATTATTAATGACAAAGATGTCAATTTGCTACCTGTTCTGGAAGAGTCTATTAATTTCTCAAATTCAGCATCTGTTCAGGTGAAAGACCAGGAAGAAGGAACATGCAGAAAGGATTTCTCAAGTTTACCAAATCAACAAGCTTTGAGATCCTTCACTCAAAATAGACTTGAATGTGCAATGTCTACCACTGGGCCCATTGCAATAGCAATTTCAGATTTTCTAGCTGTAAAAGAAGTATGTGGTAGTAGTTCTACAGATATTGGTAATCATCTTCAGCATCCTGAGATTTCTGGAAATAAAAACCAAATGATGAAAGCAAAGCAAGGAAACCTGAATCAAATTCTCATCTGAA TGATGGATAGAGGAAAACCAGTTACAAGCCCATCCTGTTCATTAAATAGTGTTGATAGATGCAGCAGTCTTCAGAGTGGCCCTCGCATGGCTAAAGTGGTGCAGAGAATTAATTGCACTGTCGAGCCTTTAGACTATGGTGTTGTGTTCTGTGGAAAATTATGGTCTACCAGTCAGGCCATATTTCCAAAAG GATACAGAAGTCGAGTTAGATACATAAGCATTCTAGATCCAACAGAAATGTGCTACTACATATCCAAAATTCTAGATGCTGGACTGCTTGGACCTCTATTTATG GTTGCGGTAGAGCATCATCCAAGTGAAGTATTTATTCACATGTCTGCCACCAGATGCTGGGACATGGTGAGAGAGAGGGTGAACCTGGAAATTATGAAGCAGCACAAGATGGGAAGGATCAACCTTCCATGTTTGCAGCCCCAAGAATCTGTTGATGGCCTCGAAATGTTTGGTTTATCATCACCAGCAGTTGTGCAG GTCATGGAGGCACTTGATCCAAGTCATGTTTGTACAGAGTACTGGAGATCCAGGCCCCAAGCTCAGGCCCCATCCCTTCCAGCTACCTCGATCAAAGACAATGGGTCAAGTCTTATGAAGGACCAAGGCAGTGAAGAAGGGCCGTTGCCTGTTGGCTCCGTTGTGACACTTGGGATTAGGAGCCTTTTCAAGAAGGCCAACCCAGAGGAGCTGCATGCTTTGCAGAGCATACTTGGCCATGATGCGCCCAGCAACTCTAAGCATCAAGTCATCCAGCTTCTAGATGAGGAGTTGGAGAGCAGGAATTCTAAGTAG